The sequence below is a genomic window from Mycobacterium sp. ITM-2016-00316.
GGCGCGGACGCGGTGATCATCTGCGAAGAACTGCATCAGGCCGGCGTACCGGGCGGCACGTTCGCCTCGCTGTTCACCTGCGGCATCGCCGTGCCGCACATGATCGCCTCGGGCGATCAGCGCCTCATCGACACCTACGTTCGGCCCACCTTGCGCGGTGATCTCATCGGGTCACTGGCCATCACCGAACCCGGCGGCGGCTCCGATGTCGGGCACCTGACCACCAAGGCTGTCCGGGACGGGGACGATTTCATCGTCAACGGCGCCAAGACCTACATCACCTCAGGTGTGCGCGCCGATTACGTGGTCACCGCGGTGCGCACCGGCGGACCGGGCGCCGCCGGGGTGTCCCTGCTCGTCGTGGACAAGCACACTGCGGGCTTCGAGGTCAGTCGCAAGCTGGAGAAAATGGGCTGGCGTTCCAGTGATACCGCCGAACTGTCCTACACCGATGTCCGCGTGCCCGCCGCGAACCTCGTCGGCGCCGAGAACACCGGTTTCGTGCAGATCGCCGGCGCCTTCGTCTCCGAGCGGGTGGGCCTGGCCGCCCAGGCCTATGCCAGTGCACAACGGTGCCTGGACCTGACCGTCCAGTGGTGCCGGGACCGGGAGACCTTCGGCCGACCGCTGATCTCGCGGCAGGCCGTGCAGAACACGCTGGCCGACATGGCGCGGCGCATCGATGTGGCACGGGTGTACACCCACCGGCTGGTGGAGCGCGAGATGGCGGGTGAGACGAACCTGATCACCGAGGTCTGCTTCGCCAAGAACACCGCCGTGGAGGCCGGCGAATGGGTCGCCAATCAGGCCGTCCAATTGTTCGGCGGGATGGGCTACATGGCCGAATCCGAGGTGGAGCGGCAGTACCGCGATATGCGCATCCTGGGCATCGGCGGCGGCACCACCGAGATCCTCACCTCGCTGGCGGCCAAGACGATGGGCTTGCAATGACCCGACTGACATCGACCCTGGATCCGCGCGCGGCCACCTACCACGAAGCCGCCGACGCCATGGCGGCCAAGCTCACCGAACTGGCCACCGAACACGAACGCGCCCTCGCCGGCGGCGGCAGCAAGTACGTCGACCGCCACCATGCCCGGGGCAAGCTGACGGCACGCGAACGCGTCGAACTGCTGCTGGATCCGGATGCCCCGTTCCTGGAGCTGAGCCCGCTGGCCGCCTGGGGCAGCGACTTCACCGTCGGCGCCAGCGTGGTCACCGGTATCGGCGCCGTCGAGGGTGTCGAATGCCTGATCGTCGCGAACGACCCCACCGTCAAGGGCGGCACCAGCAACCCGTGGACGCTGAAGAAGATCCTGCGCGCCAACCAGATCGCCATCCAGAACCGGCTTCCGGTGATCTCCCTGGTGGAATCCGGCGGCGCGGACCTGCCGACCCAGAAGGAGATCTTCATCCCGGGCGGGCAGATGTTCCGCGATCTGACCAGACTGTCGGCGGCCGGCATCCCCACCATCGCACTGGTTTTCGGCAACTCCACCGCCGGCGGCGCCTACGTGCCCGGCATGTCCGATCACGTGGTGATGATCAGGGAACGCTCCAAGGTGTTCCTCGCCGGACCCCCGCTGGTCAAGATGGCCACCGGCGAGGAATCCGATGACGAGTCCCTGGGCGGCGCCGAGATGCACGCCCGCACGTCCGGTCTGGGTGACTACCTGGCCGACGACGAACTCGATGCGATCCGCATCGGACGGCGCGTCGTGGCGCGGCTGAACTGGCGCAAACAGGGCCCGGCCCCGGCCCCGGT
It includes:
- a CDS encoding acyl-CoA dehydrogenase family protein, which translates into the protein MRNSIWHAPERDDLRKTVRAFAEREILPHAQEWERAGEIPRELHAKAGAAGLLGAPYPEAVGGGGGDGADAVIICEELHQAGVPGGTFASLFTCGIAVPHMIASGDQRLIDTYVRPTLRGDLIGSLAITEPGGGSDVGHLTTKAVRDGDDFIVNGAKTYITSGVRADYVVTAVRTGGPGAAGVSLLVVDKHTAGFEVSRKLEKMGWRSSDTAELSYTDVRVPAANLVGAENTGFVQIAGAFVSERVGLAAQAYASAQRCLDLTVQWCRDRETFGRPLISRQAVQNTLADMARRIDVARVYTHRLVEREMAGETNLITEVCFAKNTAVEAGEWVANQAVQLFGGMGYMAESEVERQYRDMRILGIGGGTTEILTSLAAKTMGLQ
- a CDS encoding acyl-CoA carboxylase subunit beta; the encoded protein is MTRLTSTLDPRAATYHEAADAMAAKLTELATEHERALAGGGSKYVDRHHARGKLTARERVELLLDPDAPFLELSPLAAWGSDFTVGASVVTGIGAVEGVECLIVANDPTVKGGTSNPWTLKKILRANQIAIQNRLPVISLVESGGADLPTQKEIFIPGGQMFRDLTRLSAAGIPTIALVFGNSTAGGAYVPGMSDHVVMIRERSKVFLAGPPLVKMATGEESDDESLGGAEMHARTSGLGDYLADDELDAIRIGRRVVARLNWRKQGPAPAPVVEPEYDAEELLGIVGADLRIPFDPRDVIARIVDGSDFDEFKPLYGSSLVTGWATLYGYPVGILANARGVLFSEESQKATQFIQLANRANTPLLFLHNTTGYMVGKAYEEGGMIKHGSMMINAVSNSTVPHISLLIGASYGAGHYGMCGRAYDPRFLFAWPSSKSAVMGGTQLAGVLSIVSRAAAEARGQQVDEAADAALRAAVEAQIEAESLPMFLSGRLYDDGVIDPRDTRTVLGMCLSAIASGPIEGTSNFGVFRM